Proteins from one Physeter macrocephalus isolate SW-GA chromosome 16, ASM283717v5, whole genome shotgun sequence genomic window:
- the MISFA gene encoding LOW QUALITY PROTEIN: mitochondrial sheath formation-associated protein (The sequence of the model RefSeq protein was modified relative to this genomic sequence to represent the inferred CDS: substituted 1 base at 1 genomic stop codon): MIVLGWMLFVGFACYMGTFPEFVPPTLKWKERXAVQESKTHLRSRTLDEDLQLNNVEGIQVSPRRGKCAFNFVLSSYFEMYSPG; this comes from the exons ATGATCGTGCTTGGCTGGATGCTTTTTGTTGGATTTGCATGTTACATGGGCACATTTCCAGAGTTCGTG cctCCAACTCTGAAGTGGAAAGAGAGGTAGGCTGTTCAGGAGAGCAAGACACACCTGAGGAGCCGGACTTTGGATGAAGATCTGCAGCT gaaCAATGTGGAAGGGATACAGGTATCCCCCAGGAGGGGTAAGTGTGCCTTCAATTTTGTTCTCTCTTCCTACTTCGAAATGTATTCCCCGGGATAA